CTTCTCAAAGAGCATGTCTTTGCGCGCCGGTTCGTCGGTCTGCAACCAACGCAGGTAGTCGAGATAGGAGCGACGGTCCGCCGGCCGATCCCGCAGGTTACCCGCCCCGCGCAACGCGACATCCACACGCAGCGCGGCAGGTCGATTGCGCGGCTGATCGAGATACCACAGACTGGACCACCGGTATTCCGCCAGCCGTGCCGCAGTGCACAATCCCGCCCGGAGCGGATTCAGATGAATGTAGTGACACAGCCAACTCAGGTGGTCCTCGTCTTCCACCGCCAAGCTCTTGAAGCGCCCCTGAAACAGGTGACCCGACTCTTTCCGAAAGCGGTTGAACCGAGCCGCAAACACACTCTGCAGCCACCGCATGCCTTCGCTCAGATTTCCATCCGGCGTTTCCAGCGCCAGGTGGTAGTGGTTGCTCATGATGCAGTAGGCGTGCAACACCCAGCCGGCTCGTTCGCAGGCCTCGAAGAGCGTGCGCTCGAAGGCTTCCTTGGCGCCTTCGGTCTCGAAGATCCATTCCTTGTAGTTGCCGCGGTTGAGGACGTGGTAAAGGCCGCCGGCCTGATCGATACGCAAGGGTCTGGGCATGGCGATGAGTGAGGCGAAAGCACGATCTGACCGCAAGGATATAGGATTGACCCCTTTGGCTTGGGGACGCTGCAGATCGCAAGATCGGGCGGTTTGGCTCCATTGCAGTGTGCATCATTGGCCTGGAGGAGAAAATTCTCATAATTCCGCTTGGCACTGATTTTAAGCATCTTACGAGACACACCGGAGGGGTTGGCATGGGCTAAGTTACTGGAGGTGGCATCACTTCAGTCACCAACCATCAAACGGAGTAAATTAACATGCTATCCTGGTCTCTTACCTTCCTCGTCATCGCCCTCATCGCCGGCTTGCTCGGCTTCACGGGTGTCGCCGGCGCCGCCGCCGGCATCGCGAAGATCCTCTTCTTCGTCTTCCTCGTCCTCCTCATCGTTTCCGCCATCGCCGGTGCGGTGCGAGGCAAGCCGCCGGTCTCGTAAACCCGATCACCGCTCTCTTCCCGGGGCTGGCTGACCAGCCCCACTCCCATTTCCCACCTTTTCCGTAAACTCATCCCCCTACATCACCATGAATAAAGCCAAACGCATCACCACTCTGCTCACCCTGAGTTCCGCCGCCCTGCTCTTCACCGCCTGCTCCGAAAAGCAGGAAGCCAACATGGAAGACGCCGTCGCAGACGCCAAGGCCGCCACCTCAGAAGCGTGGGAAGACACCAAGGACGTCTCCGCCGAAGCTTGGTCCGAAACCAAGGAAGCGTGGAATGACCTCGCCGACGCCACCTTCGACGAACGCAACGCCTTCGAGGAAGGCATGCACAACATGGCCGAGTCCATCGACGAGAAGACCGATGCTCTCGCCGCCAAGTCCGAGGACATCTCCGACGAGATGGCCGACGAATGGGACGACGGTATGGATAACCTCCGCGAGGCCCGTTCCGAACTCGCCGATTCGCTCGACGACTTGGGCGACGCCACCGCCGACACCTGGGACGAAGCCAAGGACCGCGTGGCTTCCGCGTGGGAGAACGTGTCCGAGGCCTATGAGGACC
This portion of the Actomonas aquatica genome encodes:
- a CDS encoding transposase encodes the protein MPRPLRIDQAGGLYHVLNRGNYKEWIFETEGAKEAFERTLFEACERAGWVLHAYCIMSNHYHLALETPDGNLSEGMRWLQSVFAARFNRFRKESGHLFQGRFKSLAVEDEDHLSWLCHYIHLNPLRAGLCTAARLAEYRWSSLWYLDQPRNRPAALRVDVALRGAGNLRDRPADRRSYLDYLRWLQTDEPARKDMLFEKMSKGWVIGGAEFRQQVAGQAESRRAIAELSYQEAKEARAEVWEATLVKCMRVLRKKETQIATTPKAADWKVGIAALLKQRKMAPNGWLARRLGMGHESGVSRYVVEALRGDREEALATYQRLDAKVKD
- a CDS encoding DUF1328 domain-containing protein, with amino-acid sequence MLSWSLTFLVIALIAGLLGFTGVAGAAAGIAKILFFVFLVLLIVSAIAGAVRGKPPVS
- a CDS encoding apolipoprotein A1/A4/E family protein: MNKAKRITTLLTLSSAALLFTACSEKQEANMEDAVADAKAATSEAWEDTKDVSAEAWSETKEAWNDLADATFDERNAFEEGMHNMAESIDEKTDALAAKSEDISDEMADEWDDGMDNLREARSELADSLDDLGDATADTWDEAKDRVASAWENVSEAYEDLVDDLQS